One genomic segment of Rivularia sp. PCC 7116 includes these proteins:
- the recO gene encoding DNA repair protein RecO, with translation MSRTYKATGINLKAQAFGESDRIVTILTREFGLIRATAPGARKHLSSLGGRSGMFVVNQLLIAKGRSIDKITQAQTIKTYPGLGGDLGKLAASQYLAEIVLAQALSEQPQDELFELFNEHLSRLEKLSKSRNVLAYLVHGIFQLLTLAGLKPQVEVCCLTENPVTPDFDNPKSLTAFSINAGGVVSMSAWENLRTKIEKTKRIEENNRVEVASVAKESGAVYSSTPKENTSSQIYETVVHQEELPALLRRLSASELSLLQQLPQWSIIGENEVDEDWLCIERLLRQYAQYHFGRSIRSAALIDSFFAQNHGNR, from the coding sequence ATGAGTCGAACCTATAAAGCAACTGGAATTAATTTAAAAGCCCAAGCATTCGGCGAATCCGATAGAATCGTTACAATTTTGACAAGAGAATTTGGGTTGATTCGAGCTACTGCACCAGGGGCACGCAAGCATCTTTCCAGTCTCGGCGGTAGAAGCGGAATGTTTGTGGTGAATCAATTACTGATTGCAAAAGGACGAAGTATCGATAAAATTACCCAAGCACAAACTATCAAAACTTATCCCGGTTTAGGAGGGGATTTGGGTAAATTGGCAGCTTCCCAGTATTTAGCAGAAATAGTACTTGCTCAAGCTTTAAGCGAACAACCTCAAGATGAATTGTTTGAACTTTTTAACGAACATCTGAGTCGTTTGGAAAAATTATCTAAAAGTCGAAATGTTTTGGCTTATCTGGTACACGGTATTTTTCAACTTTTGACTTTAGCTGGCTTGAAGCCTCAAGTAGAAGTTTGTTGTTTAACTGAGAACCCAGTTACACCAGATTTTGATAATCCTAAATCTCTCACCGCATTCAGCATCAACGCTGGTGGTGTGGTTTCAATGTCAGCTTGGGAAAATCTGCGAACAAAAATAGAAAAAACCAAAAGAATTGAAGAAAACAATCGGGTAGAAGTTGCGTCTGTAGCTAAAGAGTCTGGTGCGGTTTATTCTTCTACTCCCAAAGAAAATACTTCTTCCCAGATATACGAAACCGTTGTCCATCAAGAAGAATTACCGGCTTTGTTGCGTCGTTTGAGCGCTTCGGAGCTAAGTTTATTACAGCAGTTACCGCAATGGTCGATAATAGGAGAAAATGAAGTCGATGAAGATTGGTTATGTATTGAACGTTTGCTAAGGCAATATGCTCAATATCATTTTGGTCGTTCGATTCGTTCGGCAGCTTTAATAGACTCTTTTTTTGCTCAAAATCATGGTAATCGTTAA
- the rsfS gene encoding ribosome silencing factor, which produces MSDYFQADLQSEFVAVTNPRIDSQQLDTEDLSTAKLASTIAEAGLDRKAGDLLVLRVRDVSYLADYFVMMTGYSNVQVRAIANSIEQEVEEKCERKPLRSEGKAEASWVLLDYGEVIVHVMMPSEREFYDLEAFWGHAERIDFQASGKGGGEPT; this is translated from the coding sequence ATGTCTGATTATTTCCAAGCCGATTTGCAATCCGAATTTGTTGCTGTTACTAACCCCAGAATTGATTCTCAACAGCTTGATACTGAAGATTTGAGTACAGCAAAACTAGCTTCAACTATTGCAGAAGCAGGGCTAGACCGAAAAGCAGGCGATTTGTTAGTGCTTCGCGTGAGGGATGTATCTTACCTAGCCGATTATTTCGTTATGATGACGGGCTACTCCAACGTACAAGTAAGAGCGATCGCCAATTCCATAGAGCAGGAAGTGGAAGAAAAATGCGAACGCAAACCCCTGCGAAGTGAAGGCAAAGCAGAAGCAAGTTGGGTACTATTAGATTACGGTGAAGTCATCGTTCACGTTATGATGCCCTCGGAAAGAGAATTTTACGATTTAGAAGCGTTCTGGGGTCATGCCGAACGCATAGATTTTCAGGCATCCGGAAAGGGTGGGGGTGAACCAACATGA
- a CDS encoding asparaginase produces MLMAKRTQAPAIEVRLLREGIVESKHIVQAVLCDERGRVLSVAGNAETATFSRSALKPFQALAVTSTGTLERYNLNDKDLAIICSSHSGSIEHVRQAFNILWRADVDPTALQCPVPEGRRSSLEYNCSGKHAGMLAVCQQCNWSLANYLERKHPVQQLVLNKVSELLRMPAAEFISAHDDCGVPTYLMQLGQIATLYARLSSGNSLDMERIVRAMTHHPTMLAGEGKFDTELMQLTPGELISKSGAEGLQCISKLGDGMGLVIKVMDGAKRAKYAVAIHLLTQLGWITPSTAEALEEKFMTLAKYKRLEVAGELSML; encoded by the coding sequence TTGTTAATGGCAAAACGAACTCAAGCACCCGCAATAGAAGTCAGATTGCTGCGGGAAGGAATTGTTGAATCAAAGCATATAGTCCAAGCTGTACTTTGTGACGAACGGGGACGAGTGCTTTCTGTGGCAGGGAACGCCGAAACAGCTACATTTTCGCGTTCTGCGCTCAAGCCATTTCAAGCCCTAGCTGTAACTAGTACGGGAACTTTGGAACGCTATAACCTCAACGATAAAGATTTAGCGATTATATGTAGTTCTCATTCCGGAAGTATAGAACACGTTCGGCAGGCATTTAATATTCTATGGCGAGCCGATGTAGACCCCACAGCACTACAATGTCCGGTTCCCGAAGGTAGGCGCAGCAGCCTCGAATATAACTGTTCTGGTAAACACGCGGGAATGTTAGCAGTTTGTCAGCAATGCAATTGGTCATTAGCCAATTATTTAGAGCGCAAACATCCAGTACAGCAATTGGTATTGAACAAAGTATCGGAATTGTTGCGAATGCCCGCAGCAGAATTTATCAGCGCTCACGATGATTGTGGGGTACCCACTTATTTAATGCAACTTGGTCAAATCGCCACACTTTACGCTCGTTTATCTTCCGGTAATAGTCTAGACATGGAGCGTATCGTCCGTGCCATGACTCATCATCCGACAATGCTAGCCGGTGAAGGCAAATTTGACACCGAACTGATGCAGTTAACTCCAGGAGAACTTATTAGTAAATCAGGAGCCGAAGGATTGCAGTGTATCAGCAAGCTTGGTGACGGAATGGGGTTAGTAATTAAAGTCATGGACGGAGCTAAGCGAGCAAAATATGCCGTAGCCATACATCTACTAACTCAACTTGGTTGGATTACCCCCAGCACTGCCGAAGCCCTTGAAGAAAAGTTTATGACACTAGCTAAATACAAGCGTTTGGAAGTTGCTGGAGAATTATCAATGTTGTAG
- a CDS encoding anti-sigma factor antagonist (This anti-anti-sigma factor, or anti-sigma factor antagonist, belongs to a family that includes characterized members SpoIIAA, RsbV, RsfA, and RsfB.), with translation MATKVQGFMGNQPIEGNFPVKLSEDAVIVQVSPRLSVIEALNFKQICEELIAASPTPKKIIINFGQTTFMDSSGLGALVSNFKTAQEKGIELVLQNVTPQVMAVLNLTGLVDVFKTEEGEFTTPQNKATKQEEKLPETHPSVRSWTKRFIDIVGALVGLVITGILSVLIITAIMIDDPGPIFFGQIRCGWMGKRFRMWKFRSMCVDAEAKKAELQKLNQVQGAFFKIDNDPRVTKVGRFLRRTSLDELPQFWNVLKGEMSLVGTRPPTPDEVESYEVPEWQRLDVKPGMTGEWQVNGRSSIRNFEDVIHLDLQYQKNWSLMYDLKLIFKTVAILFNKSSGAM, from the coding sequence ATGGCAACTAAAGTTCAAGGTTTCATGGGTAACCAACCTATAGAAGGAAATTTTCCGGTTAAATTGTCGGAAGATGCCGTTATAGTGCAGGTCAGCCCTCGTTTGAGCGTTATTGAAGCTCTAAATTTTAAGCAAATTTGTGAAGAACTAATTGCAGCAAGCCCAACTCCAAAAAAAATCATTATTAATTTTGGACAGACTACATTTATGGATAGTAGTGGTTTGGGCGCTTTAGTTAGTAATTTTAAGACTGCTCAAGAAAAAGGCATTGAATTAGTACTGCAAAATGTTACTCCTCAAGTGATGGCAGTACTGAACCTGACTGGATTAGTTGATGTATTTAAAACTGAAGAAGGAGAATTTACAACTCCACAGAATAAGGCGACAAAACAGGAAGAGAAACTCCCCGAAACTCATCCTTCTGTACGTTCGTGGACTAAAAGATTTATTGATATTGTAGGGGCATTAGTTGGTTTAGTAATTACAGGAATATTATCCGTTCTAATTATTACCGCCATTATGATTGATGACCCCGGCCCAATTTTCTTTGGTCAAATCCGTTGCGGTTGGATGGGTAAACGTTTCCGGATGTGGAAGTTTCGGTCGATGTGTGTAGATGCAGAAGCAAAAAAAGCCGAACTCCAAAAGCTAAATCAAGTTCAAGGGGCATTTTTTAAAATTGACAATGACCCTAGGGTTACTAAGGTTGGTAGGTTTTTAAGACGCACTAGTTTAGATGAACTACCACAATTTTGGAACGTGCTGAAAGGGGAAATGAGTTTAGTTGGTACCAGACCACCGACGCCGGATGAAGTTGAATCTTATGAAGTACCTGAGTGGCAACGATTAGATGTTAAACCGGGTATGACGGGAGAATGGCAAGTAAACGGACGTTCAAGTATTCGCAATTTTGAAGATGTAATTCATTTAGATTTACAGTATCAGAAAAATTGGAGTTTAATGTACGATTTAAAGCTTATTTTTAAAACAGTTGCTATTCTATTCAATAAAAGTAGCGGCGCTATGTAA
- a CDS encoding MFS transporter: MSAGDVSKNDRNHKTPMSEILKSDKNNHWENKINNELYSYGNSKDKLEENLQPSAVKLADKSNLSVEKNGKNQVNTNTNTNQQGFLPVLTNPNFLALWGGQVFCQLADKVYLVLMIALIDTQFQSEGSSISGWVSALMMTFTIPAVLFGSLAGVFVDRWVKKTVLVSTNIWRGFLVLGIVPLLWLAKDWQAIGNIPSGFLIILAVTFLVSTLTQFFAPAEQAVIPLIVKPTNLLSANSLYTTTMMASVIVGFAIGEPILSAADALWLQFGGSGELGKEILVGGSYIIAGLILLLLVTNEQSQEQEKESSHILSDLKDGFAYLGENHRLRNALIQLIILFSVLAALTVLAVRIAEVIPSINAEQFGFLLASGGVGIALGAMILGQFGQNFTTPHLSLAGCMGMTISLAGLAIFTQQLWAVLSLIGLLGISGALVGIPLQTAIQTETPPQMHGKVFGLQNNLVNIALTLPLALAGIAETFLGLQTVFLSLAAIVFCVGILTRYKSA, translated from the coding sequence ATGTCAGCAGGAGACGTTTCTAAAAACGATAGAAATCACAAAACACCGATGTCGGAAATACTCAAATCCGATAAGAATAACCATTGGGAAAATAAAATTAACAATGAATTATATTCTTATGGCAACAGTAAAGATAAGTTGGAAGAAAATTTGCAGCCCAGCGCTGTTAAACTTGCCGATAAATCCAATTTATCCGTAGAAAAAAATGGCAAAAATCAAGTAAATACGAATACAAATACAAACCAACAAGGTTTTTTACCCGTTTTAACAAATCCTAATTTCCTTGCTCTGTGGGGAGGACAGGTATTTTGTCAGTTAGCAGATAAAGTCTATTTAGTACTGATGATTGCTTTGATTGATACTCAGTTTCAGTCTGAAGGAAGCAGTATTAGTGGCTGGGTATCGGCTTTAATGATGACTTTTACCATTCCCGCAGTGCTATTTGGTTCTTTGGCAGGGGTATTTGTCGATAGATGGGTGAAAAAAACCGTCCTGGTATCAACTAATATCTGGCGCGGTTTTTTAGTTTTAGGAATTGTTCCATTACTATGGTTGGCAAAAGATTGGCAAGCTATAGGCAATATTCCCTCTGGTTTCTTAATAATTTTGGCAGTAACTTTTCTGGTTTCCACATTGACGCAATTCTTTGCACCAGCAGAACAAGCTGTCATTCCCCTAATAGTAAAACCAACAAATTTGCTGTCAGCGAATTCACTTTACACCACAACAATGATGGCATCGGTAATTGTAGGGTTTGCCATTGGAGAACCAATTTTATCCGCAGCTGATGCTTTATGGCTGCAATTTGGTGGTAGTGGTGAATTAGGTAAAGAAATTTTGGTTGGTGGTTCTTACATCATTGCCGGATTAATTTTACTGCTATTAGTAACTAATGAACAAAGTCAAGAGCAAGAAAAAGAATCCAGCCATATTCTTTCTGACTTAAAAGATGGTTTCGCCTACTTAGGAGAAAATCATCGATTACGTAATGCCTTGATTCAACTAATAATCTTGTTTTCTGTTTTAGCTGCCTTAACTGTATTAGCTGTTCGTATCGCAGAAGTCATACCTTCAATTAATGCCGAGCAATTTGGCTTTTTACTAGCATCTGGTGGTGTAGGTATCGCCCTTGGTGCCATGATATTAGGTCAATTCGGGCAAAATTTCACAACTCCTCACTTGAGTTTGGCTGGATGCATGGGAATGACTATTTCTCTAGCTGGTTTGGCAATATTTACCCAGCAATTATGGGCTGTACTTTCTTTAATTGGTTTATTAGGTATCTCTGGAGCGCTTGTTGGTATTCCCTTACAGACTGCCATTCAAACCGAAACTCCCCCTCAAATGCACGGTAAAGTATTTGGGCTACAAAACAATTTGGTCAATATTGCTTTAACTTTACCTTTGGCATTAGCAGGTATTGCAGAAACATTTTTAGGATTACAGACAGTCTTTTTGTCATTAGCTGCCATTGTATTTTGCGTTGGTATATTAACTAGATATAAATCAGCTTAA
- a CDS encoding glycosyltransferase family 4 protein has protein sequence MRILIYSYNYHPEPIGIAPLMTELAEGLVKRGHQVRVVTAMPNYPERKIYQDYRGKFYFTEYKNGVKIQRSYVWIRPQPNLLDRVMLDASFVCTSFMPALFGWRPDVILSTSPSLPVCLPTTLLGWLHKCPVILNLQDILPEAAVHVGLLKNKFLIRIFSILEKFAYRSADKISVIADGFVDNLVSKNVAADKIVQIPNWVDVNFIRPMPKESNAFRAEHKLDNKFVVLYSGNIALTQGLETVVKAASQLRDIKDIAFVIVGEAKGLQRLQEECNECGADNVLLLPFQPRERLPEMLAAADIGLVVQKKNVISFNMPSKIQVLLASGRAIVASVPDNGTAARAIRQSGGGILVPPEEPQSLADAVLDLYKHPEKVKTLGFNSRKYAVEQYAFEQALNNYESLFESVKDNSSSIEARVVSKQEV, from the coding sequence ATGCGAATTTTAATTTACTCATACAACTACCATCCAGAACCAATTGGCATTGCTCCTTTGATGACTGAATTGGCAGAAGGTTTAGTCAAGCGAGGTCATCAGGTACGTGTAGTTACCGCTATGCCCAACTATCCAGAGCGTAAAATTTATCAAGACTATAGAGGTAAGTTTTATTTCACAGAGTATAAAAATGGCGTTAAAATTCAAAGGAGCTATGTTTGGATTCGTCCCCAACCCAATTTACTAGATAGGGTGATGTTAGATGCTAGTTTTGTCTGTACTAGCTTCATGCCAGCCCTTTTCGGCTGGAGACCTGATGTCATTCTTTCGACCTCACCATCTTTACCAGTTTGTCTGCCAACCACTCTTTTGGGATGGCTACATAAATGTCCGGTAATTCTAAATCTACAAGATATATTACCCGAAGCAGCCGTTCATGTTGGTTTATTAAAAAACAAATTCTTAATTCGTATATTTTCGATTTTAGAAAAATTTGCTTATCGCTCTGCTGATAAAATTAGCGTTATCGCCGATGGATTTGTAGATAACTTGGTTTCTAAGAATGTAGCAGCAGATAAAATCGTGCAAATTCCTAATTGGGTAGATGTGAATTTTATTCGTCCGATGCCAAAGGAAAGCAATGCTTTCCGAGCAGAACATAAATTAGATAATAAATTTGTAGTTTTATATTCTGGTAATATTGCTCTTACTCAAGGTTTAGAAACTGTTGTCAAAGCTGCTTCGCAATTACGGGACATCAAAGATATAGCGTTTGTAATTGTTGGGGAAGCTAAAGGTTTACAGCGACTTCAGGAAGAATGCAACGAATGCGGCGCTGATAATGTATTGCTTTTGCCTTTCCAACCCCGAGAACGTTTACCAGAAATGCTAGCTGCTGCTGATATAGGTTTGGTAGTACAAAAGAAGAATGTAATTTCTTTCAACATGCCATCAAAAATTCAGGTTTTACTTGCTAGCGGTCGTGCAATTGTAGCATCAGTTCCCGATAACGGTACCGCTGCAAGAGCAATTCGGCAAAGCGGTGGTGGTATTCTTGTTCCTCCAGAAGAACCACAATCCTTGGCTGATGCTGTTTTAGACTTGTACAAGCATCCGGAAAAAGTCAAAACTTTAGGTTTTAATAGCCGCAAGTATGCTGTTGAGCAATATGCTTTCGAGCAAGCTTTAAATAATTACGAGTCGCTGTTTGAATCGGTGAAAGATAATAGCTCAAGCATTGAGGCTAGGGTTGTATCCAAGCAGGAAGTCTAA
- a CDS encoding YcjF family protein — protein MVWKLKRPILVGGVGLSFALWMLESWHDKFMQFGEFSLLSLLAVGSGLWLFKQKRPFRTDEQLDEMAIDRATVENTIANSAIAINKLVEEAGDCGEALEKAALLQEKIPQLQSELDRESIKLTVTGGKSVGKTALIEVLQNQKLTSVEFQETSPLFIQGNSDTAAIENAVKSDFVLFLTNGDLTETEFQSLQQLKAENQRLMLVYNKQDQCLPDERASVLLSLKQRIGNVAAIAASPQPIKVRKHFEDNSVQEWMEQPAPDIQDLKGQLDKVLTQRQQLVLATTMRKAKLLKAETKDLLNGVRKFRATPVIEQYQWIGAAAAFANPVPALDILAAAAINAQMVMDLGGVYQQKFSLEQAKTVAGEMGSLMLKLGLVELSTKTISTVLKSNAVTFVAGGVVQGVSAAYLTRIAGLALIEYFEQQEIAANSGSEFNLEKFGESLQQVFAQNQQVVFLQGFVQQGVKRLLPKAEKEVVAIENAAV, from the coding sequence ATGGTTTGGAAATTAAAGCGTCCTATTTTAGTGGGAGGAGTAGGTTTATCCTTCGCACTGTGGATGTTAGAAAGTTGGCACGACAAATTCATGCAGTTTGGCGAATTTAGCTTGTTAAGTTTGCTTGCTGTAGGTAGTGGTTTGTGGTTATTTAAACAAAAACGCCCGTTTCGTACCGACGAGCAGTTAGATGAAATGGCTATTGATAGAGCAACGGTAGAAAATACTATTGCCAATAGTGCGATCGCTATAAATAAATTAGTAGAAGAAGCGGGTGATTGTGGAGAAGCGCTAGAAAAAGCAGCTTTGCTACAGGAGAAAATTCCTCAATTACAGAGTGAATTAGATAGAGAATCAATTAAATTAACCGTTACTGGTGGTAAATCGGTAGGTAAAACCGCTTTGATTGAAGTTTTGCAGAATCAAAAACTTACATCTGTAGAATTTCAAGAAACATCACCTTTATTTATCCAAGGAAATTCGGATACTGCTGCAATAGAGAATGCTGTAAAATCCGACTTCGTACTGTTTCTCACCAACGGTGATTTAACAGAAACAGAATTTCAGAGTTTGCAGCAGTTAAAAGCAGAAAACCAACGGTTGATGTTGGTTTACAATAAGCAAGACCAATGTTTACCTGATGAGCGTGCTAGCGTTTTGCTGTCTTTAAAACAGCGAATCGGTAATGTTGCAGCAATAGCAGCTTCTCCTCAACCTATAAAAGTACGGAAACATTTTGAGGATAATTCCGTACAAGAATGGATGGAGCAACCAGCACCGGATATTCAAGATTTAAAAGGGCAACTTGATAAAGTATTAACTCAAAGACAGCAGTTGGTATTGGCTACTACGATGCGAAAAGCCAAGTTGCTAAAAGCCGAAACTAAAGACTTGTTAAATGGAGTTAGAAAATTCAGAGCGACTCCAGTCATCGAGCAATATCAGTGGATAGGTGCTGCTGCGGCATTTGCGAATCCAGTACCTGCCCTTGATATATTGGCAGCTGCGGCAATTAACGCTCAAATGGTAATGGATTTGGGTGGAGTTTATCAGCAGAAGTTTTCTTTAGAGCAAGCAAAAACCGTTGCTGGGGAAATGGGAAGCTTGATGTTGAAATTGGGTTTGGTGGAACTTTCTACTAAGACAATTAGTACTGTGCTAAAAAGTAATGCCGTTACCTTTGTTGCTGGTGGAGTTGTACAAGGTGTAAGTGCAGCTTATTTAACAAGAATTGCCGGTTTAGCTTTAATTGAATACTTTGAGCAGCAAGAAATAGCTGCTAATTCTGGAAGCGAATTTAACTTAGAGAAATTTGGGGAAAGTTTGCAGCAGGTATTTGCTCAAAATCAGCAAGTTGTATTTTTACAAGGTTTTGTTCAACAAGGTGTTAAGCGTTTGTTGCCAAAAGCTGAGAAAGAAGTTGTTGCAATTGAGAATGCAGCAGTTTAG
- the deoC gene encoding deoxyribose-phosphate aldolase, whose amino-acid sequence MAAEYADIDIAPFIDHSLLHPTATQQLLEQWCEEADKYHFASVCISPTWVRFAAELLHGKQPKVCTVIGFPTGATTSAVKLYEAQEATENGATELDLVINLGWLKAGKTEEIHREISAICEETGQTVKVILETTLLTDTEKRLAAEVSMDAGAAFLKTSTGWNGGATVADVKLLKEVAKDRVEVKASGGIRTVEQALELILAGATRLGTSRSVDLLRQREEGFKSK is encoded by the coding sequence ATGGCAGCAGAGTACGCGGATATTGATATTGCGCCATTTATCGATCACTCGTTACTTCACCCAACAGCTACTCAACAACTCCTTGAGCAATGGTGTGAAGAAGCAGATAAATATCATTTTGCTTCGGTTTGTATTAGCCCCACTTGGGTACGTTTCGCAGCGGAACTTCTGCACGGGAAACAGCCGAAAGTATGCACAGTAATAGGTTTTCCTACTGGTGCTACTACCTCCGCAGTCAAGCTGTATGAAGCACAAGAAGCTACAGAAAATGGTGCAACTGAATTAGATTTAGTAATAAATCTGGGTTGGTTGAAAGCTGGCAAAACCGAGGAAATACATCGCGAAATTTCTGCGATTTGTGAAGAAACTGGGCAAACTGTCAAAGTAATTTTGGAAACTACTTTATTAACTGATACTGAGAAAAGACTGGCTGCTGAAGTATCGATGGATGCAGGTGCGGCGTTTTTGAAAACTAGTACTGGTTGGAATGGTGGTGCCACAGTAGCAGATGTCAAGCTTTTAAAAGAAGTAGCTAAAGACAGAGTTGAGGTTAAAGCTTCTGGGGGTATTCGCACTGTTGAGCAAGCTTTAGAATTAATATTAGCTGGTGCTACTAGGTTAGGTACTTCTAGAAGTGTGGATTTGCTTCGTCAGCGAGAAGAAGGATTTAAGAGTAAGTAG
- a CDS encoding CGLD27 family protein: MIDYEISSCPVPSEQQPLNEYEQLKNSWLFRDCSLSIGSYLTMIAWTWGLSWIIAGPVAYSSFPPHKYAAQFILCGAAGASIGVVLLVLRLYLGWSYVRDRLVSPVIFYEESGWYDGQNWMKPQQVLDRDRLVVNYEIKPIIQRLQITGLCLVVLLAAGVATWQFL; the protein is encoded by the coding sequence ATGATTGATTATGAAATATCGAGTTGTCCAGTTCCCAGCGAACAGCAACCATTGAATGAATACGAACAATTAAAAAACTCTTGGTTATTTCGTGACTGTAGCCTTTCAATAGGTTCCTACCTCACAATGATAGCCTGGACATGGGGTTTATCTTGGATAATTGCCGGACCAGTTGCTTACTCAAGCTTCCCACCACATAAGTATGCGGCACAATTTATCCTATGTGGAGCAGCAGGAGCAAGCATAGGAGTAGTTTTGCTTGTATTACGTTTGTACTTGGGATGGTCTTACGTGCGCGATCGACTGGTAAGTCCGGTAATTTTTTACGAAGAATCGGGATGGTACGACGGTCAAAACTGGATGAAACCCCAACAAGTGTTGGATAGAGACCGTTTAGTCGTTAACTACGAGATTAAACCGATAATTCAAAGATTACAAATAACGGGATTATGTTTGGTTGTGTTGTTAGCTGCTGGAGTCGCAACTTGGCAATTCTTGTAA
- a CDS encoding glycosyltransferase family 4 protein, translated as MRIAWIGKKSPFCGNVTYSREITNALLERGHEVSFLHFAQEVSQGSKELSCPEVPLPFIYKSQVYTIPAFKATKVLTESLQRIKPDIVHASLTLSPLDFLLPEICEKLNIPLIATFHTPFAGKGAKLVSGTQLLAYQLYAPFLGNYNSVIVFSQLQRELLVRMGVPAQNVAVIPNGVDVDKYSPGFSAIKAEFQAERLFVYQGRLAPEKNVEALLRAWRQAEMGPKSKLLVVGDGPLRAGLEPFYGSEHGINWLGFIADDSRRIEILRGADVFILPSLVEGLSLSLLEAMACGLACLATEVGADGEVLQDGAGVVLDTNRVRSQLRTLLPLFQDHPELGLMLGQKARQRVLERYTLSKNITQLEKLYDEIVNGRSLHFHPQQTKKAV; from the coding sequence ATGCGTATAGCTTGGATTGGAAAAAAATCGCCCTTTTGTGGCAATGTTACCTATAGCAGAGAAATCACTAATGCCTTGCTAGAGCGAGGACACGAAGTTAGCTTTCTTCATTTTGCTCAAGAAGTTTCCCAAGGCTCAAAAGAGTTAAGTTGTCCGGAGGTACCCTTACCTTTTATCTATAAGTCTCAGGTTTATACAATTCCTGCATTTAAAGCGACAAAGGTTCTTACCGAATCGCTGCAAAGGATTAAACCAGACATCGTTCATGCTTCTCTGACTTTATCTCCCTTAGATTTTCTGCTACCAGAAATCTGTGAGAAGCTCAACATACCTTTAATCGCTACTTTTCATACTCCATTCGCTGGAAAAGGAGCAAAGCTTGTATCCGGAACCCAGCTTTTGGCGTATCAATTGTATGCGCCGTTTCTAGGTAATTACAACAGTGTGATCGTATTTTCTCAACTCCAACGGGAGTTACTAGTTCGTATGGGTGTACCGGCCCAAAATGTTGCCGTTATTCCTAATGGAGTCGATGTAGACAAATATTCTCCCGGTTTTTCAGCTATTAAAGCCGAATTTCAAGCCGAACGTTTGTTTGTTTACCAAGGAAGATTAGCCCCAGAGAAGAACGTTGAAGCTCTACTGCGTGCCTGGAGACAGGCAGAAATGGGTCCAAAAAGTAAGTTATTAGTAGTTGGTGATGGCCCTTTAAGAGCCGGTTTAGAGCCTTTTTATGGTTCGGAACACGGTATTAACTGGCTGGGTTTCATTGCCGATGACAGTCGCCGTATAGAAATTTTACGGGGAGCAGATGTATTTATATTACCTTCGTTAGTTGAAGGTTTATCTTTATCTCTATTAGAAGCAATGGCTTGCGGCTTAGCTTGTTTAGCAACTGAAGTTGGTGCCGATGGGGAAGTTTTGCAGGATGGAGCAGGTGTAGTACTTGATACTAACAGGGTTCGTTCTCAGTTACGTACTTTATTGCCATTATTCCAAGATCACCCCGAATTAGGATTAATGTTAGGGCAAAAAGCACGGCAGCGAGTATTAGAGCGTTATACTCTCAGCAAGAATATAACCCAGTTAGAAAAGCTCTACGACGAAATCGTTAACGGAAGGAGCTTGCATTTCCATCCTCAACAAACAAAAAAAGCTGTTTGA